A genomic region of Pseudomonas abietaniphila contains the following coding sequences:
- a CDS encoding class I SAM-dependent methyltransferase, producing the protein MKPTLLACSLVAVFGSTLAAAAPPAASSNISHEQFATVLKGEWRVPQNVARDQYRHPEQTLQFFGLRDDQTVIEITPGNGWYSELLAPLLKDNGHYVAAIVDPSVSDYAKKSADNLKQKYAADPAHYGKIEVVAYAPKAPVFGKPESADTVLTFRNVHNWVDAGNEAATFKAFYDVLKPGGTLGVVDHRAKPGTTAKDNEKNGYLPTDYVVKLAQAAGFTLAGESEVNANPKDTKDYPDGVWTLPPALVKGEQDKAKYLAIGESDRMTLRFIKPAK; encoded by the coding sequence ATGAAACCGACGCTTTTGGCTTGCTCGCTGGTTGCCGTGTTCGGATCGACACTGGCCGCTGCCGCCCCCCCCGCTGCCTCCTCCAATATCAGTCACGAACAGTTCGCCACGGTGCTCAAGGGTGAATGGCGCGTGCCGCAGAATGTCGCGCGCGATCAGTACCGTCATCCGGAACAGACCCTGCAATTCTTTGGCTTGCGCGACGACCAGACCGTCATCGAAATCACCCCCGGCAATGGCTGGTACAGCGAACTGCTGGCACCCTTGCTCAAGGACAACGGCCATTACGTCGCCGCGATTGTTGACCCTTCCGTCAGTGACTATGCGAAGAAATCTGCCGACAACCTCAAGCAGAAATACGCGGCCGACCCCGCTCATTACGGCAAGATCGAGGTGGTGGCGTACGCGCCCAAGGCGCCCGTGTTCGGCAAGCCGGAATCCGCAGACACTGTGCTGACCTTTCGCAACGTGCACAACTGGGTGGACGCCGGCAACGAGGCCGCGACCTTCAAGGCGTTTTATGACGTGCTGAAGCCGGGCGGCACACTGGGTGTGGTCGATCACCGGGCCAAGCCGGGCACGACCGCCAAGGACAACGAAAAGAACGGCTACCTGCCTACCGATTACGTGGTGAAACTCGCCCAGGCAGCGGGCTTCACACTGGCGGGCGAAAGCGAGGTTAACGCCAACCCCAAAGACACCAAGGATTACCCCGACGGGGTCTGGACCTTGCCGCCGGCATTGGTCAAGGGCGAGCAGGACAAGGCCAAGTACCTGGCGATCGGCGAGTCGGACCGGATGACCCTGCGGTTCATCAAGCCCGCGAAGTAG
- a CDS encoding YihY/virulence factor BrkB family protein produces MIFPDLRQLRFRTVLVRTVKEFLDDEMSTYASALAYQTLFSLFPFLLFLIALIGFLHLPDFFSWLRLQSELVLPPQALDQVNPVIDQLQQSKGGLLSIGIVIALWSASAGVRLMMSAMNAAYDVVEERPVWKRLPLSVLYTIAFAGMLLAAAALMVLGPQVMGWLAAQIGMEDFIVTLWTILRWPVIILLLMVSVAMMYYVMPDVEQEFRFITPGSVLAVVVWIIASLAFAWYVKTFANYDAMYGSIGAIIVLLLYFYISASVLLLGAEMNAVIEHLSQEGKAKGEKVAGDGGVDAEPGTEVPAGQKKHVSGLGRDHSRDYIDHHSDQGDHSHDHDYDPHLHRLKTDKT; encoded by the coding sequence ATGATATTCCCGGATTTGCGCCAGCTACGTTTCAGAACGGTGTTGGTCAGAACGGTCAAAGAGTTTCTCGACGACGAGATGTCAACGTACGCCTCGGCGTTGGCTTATCAGACGCTGTTCTCGCTGTTTCCTTTTTTGCTGTTCCTGATCGCCCTGATCGGTTTCCTTCACCTCCCTGACTTCTTCAGCTGGCTGCGTTTGCAGTCCGAGCTGGTGCTGCCGCCGCAGGCGCTTGATCAGGTCAACCCGGTGATTGACCAGTTGCAGCAATCCAAGGGCGGCTTGCTGTCGATCGGTATTGTCATCGCCTTATGGAGTGCGTCGGCCGGTGTGCGCCTGATGATGAGTGCGATGAACGCCGCGTACGACGTGGTTGAAGAGCGTCCGGTGTGGAAGCGTCTTCCCCTGTCCGTGCTGTACACGATCGCCTTTGCTGGCATGTTGCTGGCGGCGGCGGCGCTCATGGTCCTGGGCCCTCAGGTGATGGGCTGGCTGGCGGCGCAGATCGGCATGGAAGATTTCATCGTGACCTTGTGGACCATCCTGCGCTGGCCGGTGATTATCCTGCTGCTGATGGTTTCGGTGGCGATGATGTATTACGTCATGCCCGATGTTGAACAGGAATTCCGCTTTATCACGCCGGGCTCGGTGCTCGCCGTGGTGGTCTGGATCATCGCGTCGCTGGCATTCGCCTGGTACGTCAAAACCTTCGCCAACTACGACGCGATGTACGGCAGCATTGGTGCGATCATCGTGCTGCTGCTGTATTTCTACATTTCCGCATCCGTGTTGCTGTTGGGCGCGGAAATGAATGCGGTGATCGAACACCTGTCTCAAGAGGGCAAGGCCAAAGGCGAGAAAGTCGCGGGTGACGGCGGTGTCGACGCCGAGCCTGGCACCGAGGTGCCAGCGGGTCAGAAAAAGCATGTGTCAGGCTTGGGGCGCGACCACAGCCGGGACTACATCGACCACCACAGTGATCAAGGCGATCACAGCCACGACCACGATTACGACCCGCATTTGCATCGACTCAAGACCGACAAAACCTGA
- a CDS encoding CsbD family protein — protein MSSTGDKIKGMANEAAGNVKQGVGKVTDNDKLRAEGKAQELKGEAQQAVGKTKDAVKKGVDKA, from the coding sequence ATGAGCAGCACTGGCGATAAAATCAAAGGCATGGCCAACGAAGCAGCGGGCAACGTCAAGCAAGGTGTCGGCAAAGTGACTGACAACGACAAACTGCGCGCTGAAGGCAAGGCACAAGAGCTCAAAGGCGAAGCACAGCAAGCAGTCGGCAAGACCAAAGATGCTGTGAAAAAAGGCGTCGACAAGGCCTGA
- the def gene encoding peptide deformylase, producing the protein MIREILKMGDERLLRVAPPVPKSMFGSDELKTLIDDMFETMRSVGGVGLAAPQIGVDLQLVIFGFERSERYPEAEPVPQTILLNPLITPLEPTLEEGWEGCLSVPGLRGVVERYEHIRYEGFDPDGKAIQRIARGFHARVVQHECDHLIGRLYPSRITDFSRFGFTEVLFPDMDPNADD; encoded by the coding sequence ATGATCCGTGAAATTCTCAAGATGGGTGACGAGCGCCTGCTGCGCGTCGCGCCGCCGGTGCCGAAATCGATGTTCGGCTCCGATGAGCTGAAAACCCTGATCGACGACATGTTCGAAACCATGCGCAGTGTCGGCGGCGTCGGGTTGGCAGCGCCGCAGATCGGCGTCGACCTGCAACTGGTGATTTTCGGTTTCGAGCGCAGTGAGCGTTATCCAGAGGCGGAGCCCGTGCCTCAGACGATCCTTCTTAACCCACTGATCACGCCGCTTGAACCGACCCTCGAAGAGGGCTGGGAAGGTTGTCTGTCGGTCCCTGGCCTGCGCGGCGTGGTGGAGCGTTACGAGCACATTCGCTACGAAGGGTTTGACCCGGACGGCAAGGCCATTCAGCGCATCGCCCGGGGTTTCCATGCGCGTGTGGTTCAACACGAATGCGATCACTTGATCGGCCGTCTGTACCCGTCACGCATTACCGATTTCAGCCGCTTCGGTTTCACCGAAGTGCTGTTCCCCGACATGGACCCGAATGCCGACGACTGA
- a CDS encoding GNAT family N-acetyltransferase, whose amino-acid sequence MQCYPVPDLQRPLVDKFYRAHRSSMRGKGEATLWVAKDDEIVGALNLTPLAGGHWLTGVFVAPSRRREGVAGRLIEAALGEVEGPVWLFCDPELTGFYQRLGFVATEQLPNELAARLTRYRQTKTLIALVHQR is encoded by the coding sequence ATGCAGTGTTACCCCGTCCCCGATCTTCAACGTCCGTTGGTGGACAAGTTCTACCGCGCGCACCGCTCGTCCATGCGTGGCAAGGGCGAGGCAACGCTGTGGGTCGCGAAGGACGACGAAATCGTGGGCGCGCTGAACCTGACGCCCTTGGCCGGTGGACACTGGTTGACGGGCGTGTTCGTGGCGCCGTCCCGGCGCAGAGAAGGCGTCGCCGGGCGCTTGATCGAGGCGGCACTTGGCGAGGTGGAAGGTCCGGTCTGGTTATTCTGTGACCCTGAGCTGACCGGGTTTTACCAGCGCCTCGGGTTTGTCGCCACCGAGCAACTGCCGAACGAACTGGCGGCTCGACTGACGCGCTATCGGCAGACCAAAACGTTGATCGCGTTGGTCCATCAGCGCTGA